The Lacrimispora xylanolytica genome has a segment encoding these proteins:
- a CDS encoding NAD-dependent epimerase/dehydratase family protein, producing the protein MNAVVTGATSFLGRALVDQLLEDGNKVYAIVRPGSLNRSSLKEDRNGLIIIERNLEELHELNQAIDEECQAFYHFGWDGSGSENRLKGEVQQKNVEDSLKALEGARRLGCRRFLFSGSQAEYGIHQDAMTEETECRPVSEYGKAKLQFLNRAMEQTEGWRQQGIAGMEYIHARIFSVYGPGDHPWSLVESCIRTFSRGEYISLGECTQMWNFLYLDDCIRALKLLMEQEKGSVSGIYNVAGPEEENKQLREYIRTMYEVLGSHGSYSYGRRKPNAEGPANLIPDSKKLIGATGFKPYVNFREGILKTHKEEKY; encoded by the coding sequence TTGAATGCAGTTGTAACAGGAGCTACAAGCTTTTTAGGAAGAGCGTTGGTGGATCAGTTATTGGAAGACGGTAATAAAGTATACGCAATTGTCCGTCCGGGCTCTTTAAACAGAAGCAGTCTGAAAGAAGACCGGAACGGGCTTATTATAATAGAACGTAATTTAGAAGAACTTCATGAACTGAACCAGGCCATTGATGAAGAATGCCAGGCATTTTATCATTTTGGCTGGGATGGTTCAGGAAGTGAAAACAGGTTAAAGGGAGAGGTCCAGCAGAAGAATGTGGAAGACTCCCTGAAGGCTTTAGAAGGAGCCAGACGCTTAGGCTGCCGCCGATTTCTTTTCAGCGGCTCTCAGGCAGAGTATGGAATCCATCAGGATGCTATGACCGAAGAAACGGAGTGCAGACCAGTATCCGAGTACGGAAAGGCAAAGCTTCAGTTTTTAAATCGGGCAATGGAGCAGACGGAAGGCTGGAGGCAGCAGGGAATTGCTGGTATGGAATATATCCATGCCAGAATCTTCAGTGTTTACGGTCCAGGGGATCACCCCTGGTCTCTGGTGGAAAGCTGTATCCGGACATTTTCCCGGGGGGAATATATATCGCTGGGGGAATGCACCCAAATGTGGAATTTCTTATATCTGGACGATTGCATCCGGGCGCTGAAACTTTTAATGGAACAGGAAAAAGGATCGGTTTCCGGAATTTATAATGTGGCAGGACCAGAGGAAGAGAACAAGCAGCTAAGAGAGTATATCCGAACCATGTATGAGGTGTTGGGTTCTCACGGAAGCTACAGCTACGGAAGAAGAAAGCCCAATGCAGAAGGACCCGCAAATCTCATTCCCGATAGTAAGAAACTCATAGGGGCTACTGGTTTTAAGCCTTATGTCAACTTCCGGGAAGGGATTTTAAAGACCCATAAAGAGGAAAAATATTGA
- a CDS encoding bacterial Ig-like domain-containing protein, producing the protein MGIKKLARKSICLLLSTGMVATGFPGTGLLEGYAAQYTIQAGEIPTKASSIEQLPSIVNCVAEGASIQTPKEISWEINNNGSFNNAGSTVNVTGTIKENGQQEKASILAVPEQVIYLVDSNIPSPDSSADYKRFKENGNTSTLKNTVPDQAYTAGSWGYTSVLNTDMSAKGEYTPLKDTKGKTGYYAKAGKAITYKLPLDPGTYLVSGEFAEWWALQRSVDMKITYKDKDGQTKTDLLDTAELGNGRNTDTAQGSFTITASQEVTLSFQKSSTSTQEAVLSGFTIIKTDKDLPIDSHIPVTLDGTQIDKANTFGGFGSVTCNNTSRLLMDYKALHEDKYWEMMTLLFDKEKGAGLNHVKIEMGADVNSSSGTEPATMRSPDESPNVKRGAGFVFAADAKTINPDISVEILRWGEPRWTQEGIGYEEYDKPKYEARYQWYRKTIDAVYETYGYKITEVSPGQNERRKDYPDDFAWIKYCAKRFNEDGVNGVGAFDYREIKIVAADLYRGMSTTVDYLMKDAELRDLVDVISDHYQIWMGSPDLTKLNQEYGKEVWYGESTAPMINAYYRANVDPARGGVGGSASIAAMAERFISAYAYKNSSGYPSHMTELLFQPAIGAFYEGSAYSPKQLIGAFDPWSGHYEADGGIQMVQHFMQFADSDWNYLPEACYSDGTTGDGDITVDTSTDTRLAVKDPETDDYSVMFANNTAKERKYRIKLKNLKTFSQPYNVWETRGPDTGEAFDANWFQNVTKEAAPVDNGDGTSTIEVTVKPYSVMTLTSLLDRGTVYESGQNDSGVERTVLSLPYRDNFDYEDSFVEERGGTPLFTTDIEGAFEVTKSDDTGYVLTQRINGDNRPYNWNPWGSGSDESSQTTNIPWTVMGDHRWANYTAGIDVKLDTKGNGYGDNFAVLGVREVVHSSGAPYRAKIYDSGKWELLKYNTVKKSGKIENFDAAIWHKLQLKADVNVLTMYLDGEETGSFTDTSSPVMTGRITLMSGFWNTSFDQLEVMPVEGKTAFASAKLDDTSSLITWNGNVTHNIGQGFAYYNRSFTSMPAGSSMEFEIPNGIGFDLFGNSGASSIEVTIDGKAAETAATNAAGDRETSYWREDLENKPHTVNIKVTQGTFKVDGINLLAEPFDEEIPVRTQELAELTAYIKNYTFDLGKYPQSLLEQLENALLNAEETINQPKDQKTIDASRIRLRNAFLSVVPSDTVISVKDLPESISVIQNSTPDLPEMVTVVNAAGEETQKEIEWIINEKEFEALWNTVTITGKIKNTTLKTSIKAVVIPYGLDWFIDSGVEHVTDSSGEAGHSAFYDLVAESVPLKNQAADKRYEEGSWGYVPDGNISIKSSDSVSYGTGIYESGLFVDNFKDTDIVYKLPMDAGKYRFMVGAQAYWSETHSSAISIRYQTDNGEWKTTELGTSTVSASTGNVSFTKSLEIPTSGVVEVRIKKADTKIHLLSWLAVSKEAGVEMPSAVVTSKDTLPELPETVLVDGEERSVTWKYPNKEAFSTLWSTVTIKGVVDSLKIPISMTVEVVPKNLVYFVDSGADSLEESPYYTMVKEAVGIENEVPDKQYEEGSWGYTDPDALGGSMGSGSGSRSKTGWWAKSGKEIVYRLPLKAGRYQFSSGFYEWWNVNRPMETYVVYQDQSGQEMTQTLGSVTISKAEETILNSKAVIELTKDQTIEFHVKKTGSSDPVISWLAVYEEKEDAPEEIPYHTTGIKVTRKPDKTEYQVGQTLDQAGMEVRRYEKATPSNAVRETVMNDTQYEVEYDFSKPGKADVMVTYSEWDENGEDKTFTDSFKVTVKEEIIEEEYYTTKIQVTKKPRKTVYTVGEELDTGGLEVTEYRKASPSNAVRKNLLTEDEYDLIYDFSSAGNQNVKVIYYGLDKRGEEKRFTDLFTVRVMNVYKNEDSDDDSHDIVTPGYKNPKDDNRAEGTWVEDENGWKLIAKDGSQPINRWVIVSWNGTDSWYFFDPKGYIITGWFQHEGIVYYLNPNTGTNKGRMMTGWQEISGKWYYFQEKSDGKMGSMLINTVTPDGYKIGADGAWIR; encoded by the coding sequence TTGGGAATTAAAAAATTAGCCCGTAAGTCCATCTGCCTGCTACTCAGCACCGGAATGGTAGCAACTGGCTTCCCGGGAACCGGATTACTGGAAGGATATGCAGCCCAGTATACAATTCAGGCAGGAGAGATACCCACCAAGGCATCTTCCATCGAACAACTGCCCTCCATTGTAAACTGTGTAGCAGAAGGGGCATCCATCCAAACGCCTAAAGAAATCTCCTGGGAGATCAACAACAACGGATCCTTTAACAACGCAGGAAGCACAGTAAACGTAACCGGCACCATAAAAGAGAATGGACAACAGGAGAAGGCATCCATTCTAGCAGTGCCTGAGCAAGTAATATATCTGGTAGATTCCAACATACCATCACCAGATTCCTCAGCAGATTACAAACGCTTCAAAGAAAATGGAAACACGTCAACCCTAAAGAACACAGTCCCCGACCAGGCCTACACCGCCGGTTCCTGGGGATACACCAGCGTACTTAACACAGACATGTCTGCCAAGGGCGAATACACCCCCCTAAAAGATACCAAAGGAAAAACAGGCTATTACGCCAAAGCAGGCAAAGCAATCACCTACAAGCTCCCTCTAGACCCGGGAACCTATCTTGTATCCGGAGAATTTGCCGAATGGTGGGCATTGCAGCGATCGGTAGACATGAAAATCACCTACAAAGATAAAGACGGCCAAACGAAAACCGATCTCCTTGACACTGCCGAATTAGGAAACGGCAGAAATACAGATACAGCCCAAGGAAGCTTCACCATAACAGCCAGCCAGGAAGTCACCTTATCCTTTCAAAAAAGCTCTACAAGCACCCAGGAAGCCGTCCTTTCCGGCTTCACCATCATCAAAACAGATAAGGACCTTCCAATAGACAGCCACATCCCAGTCACCCTGGACGGAACCCAAATCGACAAAGCCAATACCTTCGGTGGCTTCGGTTCCGTAACGTGCAATAACACCTCCAGACTCTTAATGGACTACAAAGCCCTCCACGAAGATAAATACTGGGAAATGATGACTCTCCTTTTTGACAAAGAAAAAGGCGCCGGCTTAAACCATGTAAAAATAGAAATGGGTGCCGACGTAAACTCATCATCAGGAACTGAACCAGCCACCATGCGTTCCCCTGACGAGTCTCCCAATGTAAAACGTGGCGCTGGCTTTGTGTTTGCCGCCGACGCAAAAACCATCAACCCCGACATCTCAGTAGAAATACTACGATGGGGAGAGCCAAGATGGACACAGGAAGGCATTGGATACGAGGAATATGACAAGCCAAAGTATGAAGCCAGATACCAGTGGTACCGCAAAACCATTGATGCGGTATACGAAACCTACGGCTATAAAATCACAGAAGTAAGCCCGGGACAAAATGAAAGAAGAAAAGATTATCCCGATGATTTTGCCTGGATCAAATATTGTGCAAAGCGGTTTAACGAAGATGGTGTCAACGGAGTCGGAGCCTTCGATTACAGGGAAATAAAAATCGTAGCGGCGGATTTATACCGTGGCATGAGTACAACCGTAGATTATCTGATGAAAGACGCAGAGCTAAGAGACTTGGTAGATGTCATATCCGATCACTATCAGATCTGGATGGGAAGCCCAGACTTAACGAAACTAAACCAGGAATACGGAAAAGAGGTCTGGTATGGCGAGTCTACAGCTCCTATGATCAATGCTTATTACAGAGCCAATGTAGATCCCGCCCGGGGAGGCGTGGGCGGTTCTGCAAGCATTGCAGCTATGGCAGAGCGCTTTATATCAGCCTATGCCTATAAAAATAGCAGCGGCTACCCCAGCCACATGACAGAGCTTTTATTTCAGCCTGCCATTGGAGCCTTTTATGAGGGAAGTGCCTATAGCCCTAAGCAGTTGATTGGAGCCTTTGACCCATGGTCCGGCCATTACGAAGCAGATGGAGGAATCCAGATGGTTCAGCATTTCATGCAATTTGCAGACAGTGACTGGAACTATTTACCGGAAGCCTGCTATAGCGACGGTACAACTGGAGACGGTGACATTACGGTAGATACATCAACAGATACCCGTCTGGCAGTAAAGGATCCAGAAACCGATGATTACTCCGTAATGTTTGCCAACAATACAGCCAAAGAAAGAAAATACCGCATCAAGCTGAAAAACCTAAAAACATTTTCCCAGCCCTATAATGTATGGGAAACAAGAGGACCAGATACAGGAGAAGCCTTTGACGCCAACTGGTTCCAGAACGTAACAAAAGAAGCTGCTCCAGTGGACAATGGAGACGGAACCTCTACCATTGAAGTAACCGTAAAGCCCTACTCCGTCATGACCTTAACAAGTCTCCTTGACCGTGGCACTGTCTATGAAAGCGGCCAGAATGACTCCGGAGTAGAACGAACCGTATTAAGCCTTCCTTACCGGGATAACTTTGATTATGAAGATTCCTTTGTAGAGGAAAGGGGAGGGACTCCCTTATTTACCACAGATATTGAAGGCGCTTTTGAGGTCACAAAATCAGACGATACCGGATATGTTTTAACCCAGAGAATCAATGGGGATAACCGTCCCTACAATTGGAATCCATGGGGAAGCGGAAGCGATGAAAGCAGTCAGACCACCAATATTCCTTGGACCGTTATGGGAGATCACCGATGGGCCAACTATACCGCAGGAATTGACGTAAAGCTGGACACCAAAGGAAATGGCTACGGAGATAATTTTGCCGTCCTGGGTGTTCGAGAGGTGGTCCACTCAAGTGGAGCTCCCTATCGTGCTAAAATTTATGACAGCGGGAAATGGGAACTGCTAAAATACAACACTGTGAAAAAGTCAGGGAAAATAGAAAACTTCGATGCCGCCATATGGCATAAGCTGCAGCTGAAAGCGGACGTAAATGTTCTTACCATGTATCTCGATGGGGAAGAAACCGGAAGCTTTACCGACACATCAAGTCCGGTCATGACTGGAAGAATCACTTTAATGAGCGGCTTCTGGAATACCAGCTTTGATCAGCTTGAAGTAATGCCAGTGGAAGGAAAAACAGCATTTGCCTCAGCCAAGCTTGACGACACCTCTTCCCTTATTACCTGGAATGGAAATGTAACCCACAACATTGGTCAGGGATTTGCCTATTATAATAGAAGCTTCACATCAATGCCAGCAGGCAGCAGCATGGAGTTTGAGATCCCTAATGGCATTGGATTCGATCTATTTGGCAATTCAGGTGCTTCATCAATCGAAGTAACAATCGATGGGAAAGCAGCGGAAACAGCGGCAACCAATGCAGCCGGAGACAGGGAAACTTCTTATTGGAGAGAAGATCTTGAAAATAAGCCCCATACGGTTAACATAAAGGTGACTCAGGGAACCTTTAAGGTTGACGGAATTAATCTGCTGGCAGAACCATTTGATGAGGAAATCCCGGTTCGCACCCAGGAGCTGGCAGAGCTTACTGCCTACATAAAGAATTACACCTTTGATCTAGGGAAATATCCACAATCTTTATTAGAACAGCTTGAGAATGCTCTTTTGAATGCGGAAGAGACTATTAATCAACCAAAAGATCAAAAAACGATTGATGCAAGTAGAATCAGACTTAGAAATGCATTTTTAAGTGTAGTACCATCTGACACAGTCATATCCGTGAAAGATCTGCCAGAATCTATTTCTGTCATTCAAAACAGTACACCTGATCTCCCTGAAATGGTTACTGTTGTCAATGCAGCAGGAGAAGAAACGCAGAAAGAGATTGAATGGATCATCAACGAAAAAGAGTTTGAAGCCTTATGGAACACAGTGACCATAACGGGTAAAATCAAAAATACGACCTTAAAAACAAGTATTAAGGCTGTCGTAATCCCTTATGGCCTTGATTGGTTTATTGACAGCGGCGTGGAACATGTAACAGACAGCAGCGGAGAAGCTGGTCATTCAGCCTTTTATGATCTGGTGGCCGAATCGGTGCCTCTTAAAAACCAGGCTGCAGATAAGAGATATGAAGAAGGTTCCTGGGGCTATGTTCCAGATGGGAATATCTCCATAAAGAGCAGTGACAGTGTTTCCTATGGGACCGGTATTTATGAATCAGGGCTATTTGTAGATAATTTTAAGGACACAGATATCGTATATAAACTCCCTATGGATGCAGGAAAGTATCGGTTCATGGTAGGAGCCCAGGCTTATTGGAGCGAAACTCATTCCAGTGCCATTTCAATAAGATATCAGACGGATAATGGAGAATGGAAAACAACAGAACTTGGAACCTCCACAGTAAGCGCCTCCACTGGAAATGTTTCATTTACTAAATCCCTTGAAATTCCAACAAGCGGAGTCGTAGAGGTGAGGATTAAAAAGGCAGATACCAAGATTCATCTGCTCAGCTGGCTGGCCGTTTCAAAGGAGGCCGGAGTAGAAATGCCTTCTGCTGTGGTAACCTCTAAAGACACATTGCCGGAATTACCGGAAACAGTTCTGGTAGACGGAGAAGAAAGGAGTGTTACATGGAAATATCCAAACAAGGAAGCCTTTAGCACCTTGTGGAGCACCGTAACAATCAAAGGTGTGGTTGATAGTCTAAAGATTCCGATATCCATGACCGTAGAGGTAGTTCCAAAGAATCTTGTCTACTTCGTGGATTCAGGGGCTGATTCCCTGGAGGAATCCCCTTATTACACCATGGTAAAGGAGGCCGTAGGCATTGAGAATGAAGTGCCTGATAAGCAGTATGAAGAAGGCTCCTGGGGATATACGGATCCAGATGCTCTTGGTGGTTCAATGGGATCTGGCAGCGGCAGCAGGAGTAAGACCGGATGGTGGGCGAAATCTGGAAAAGAAATCGTATACCGATTGCCATTAAAAGCAGGAAGATATCAGTTTAGCAGCGGTTTTTATGAATGGTGGAATGTCAATCGTCCGATGGAAACCTATGTGGTTTACCAGGACCAAAGCGGCCAGGAAATGACACAGACATTGGGATCCGTAACTATTTCTAAGGCAGAGGAGACCATTTTAAATTCAAAAGCAGTCATTGAACTAACTAAAGATCAGACCATCGAATTTCATGTGAAGAAAACGGGAAGCAGTGATCCGGTAATCAGCTGGCTGGCCGTCTATGAGGAAAAGGAAGATGCACCGGAAGAAATTCCTTACCATACCACTGGAATCAAAGTAACAAGAAAGCCGGATAAAACAGAATACCAGGTAGGCCAGACTCTTGATCAGGCTGGAATGGAGGTACGCCGCTATGAGAAGGCAACTCCAAGCAATGCAGTAAGAGAAACCGTTATGAACGATACTCAGTATGAAGTGGAATATGATTTCTCAAAGCCAGGCAAGGCTGATGTGATGGTTACCTATAGTGAATGGGATGAAAACGGGGAGGATAAAACCTTTACGGATTCCTTTAAGGTCACAGTAAAAGAGGAAATCATAGAAGAAGAATATTACACGACTAAAATACAGGTGACCAAAAAGCCGAGGAAAACAGTTTACACCGTGGGAGAGGAGCTGGATACCGGCGGCCTTGAAGTGACAGAATATCGGAAGGCAAGCCCCTCCAATGCGGTGAGAAAGAATCTTCTTACAGAAGATGAATACGATCTGATTTATGATTTTTCATCAGCGGGCAATCAGAACGTGAAAGTCATTTATTATGGACTGGACAAACGAGGGGAAGAAAAGCGGTTTACCGATCTTTTCACGGTCCGTGTCATGAATGTATATAAAAATGAGGACTCAGATGATGACAGTCATGATATCGTTACACCAGGCTATAAAAATCCAAAAGATGATAATCGCGCAGAAGGTACTTGGGTGGAAGATGAGAACGGCTGGAAGCTGATTGCAAAGGACGGAAGCCAGCCGATAAACCGGTGGGTAATCGTCAGCTGGAACGGAACAGACAGTTGGTATTTCTTTGACCCTAAAGGCTATATCATAACAGGCTGGTTCCAGCATGAGGGTATTGTCTATTATCTAAACCCTAATACTGGTACCAATAAAGGGAGAATGATGACCGGATGGCAGGAAATCAGCGGCAAATGGTATTATTTCCAAGAAAAGTCAGATGGGAAAATGGGATCCATGCTAATTAACACCGTTACGCCTGATGGCTATAAAATAGGAGCTGATGGAGCCTGGATCCGTTAA
- a CDS encoding cell wall-binding protein encodes MKKHLKLMAVLSAAGVIAAAAPELGILSNATTAFAKANGWVEENGSWKFYEEGDYYATDSWKKYGEDWYYLDENGEIAKGQEVDEYYVDDSGKRVTNYWNSVQNDNYWDSPDAPEVFWHYYGKDGKAVVSKWQKINDQWYYFDEQGQMLTGKVEIEGSTFYLGDENDGAKKTGWFELDSVKEDSEKPLSWYYFDKDGVMVKDQVDKKINGAYYTFVNGEMQTGWYKLPVTATPSEAAENTTDNAGSAAGYQYYDPDNGTRVDGWREIEGITGVSVEDETHWFFFKDGAPYFAKKGIALFTINSQKYGFNTKGEMQTGLKVVTLGDGDVANFHFSSNGTMDTGKQTIFNETLDENEIWYFYTSGSKKGQGYTGILDNTVYEYGLRKEASTDLRVAPVSLNGVNYLVNTSGVLQTASSTSKSIVKPELGAGYRDYKDANEKVFVVNTNGIIQ; translated from the coding sequence ATGAAAAAGCACTTAAAATTGATGGCTGTATTATCCGCTGCCGGTGTAATAGCTGCCGCAGCTCCAGAGCTGGGTATTTTAAGCAACGCCACCACTGCTTTCGCGAAAGCAAATGGCTGGGTAGAAGAGAACGGTTCCTGGAAATTCTATGAAGAGGGCGACTACTATGCGACCGATTCCTGGAAGAAATACGGTGAGGATTGGTATTACTTAGACGAGAATGGCGAAATCGCAAAAGGTCAGGAAGTCGATGAATATTATGTAGACGACAGCGGTAAGAGAGTTACCAACTATTGGAATTCTGTACAGAATGACAACTACTGGGACTCCCCTGACGCACCAGAAGTTTTCTGGCATTATTATGGAAAAGACGGCAAGGCTGTTGTATCCAAATGGCAGAAAATTAACGATCAGTGGTATTACTTTGACGAACAGGGTCAGATGCTCACTGGTAAAGTTGAGATCGAAGGCTCTACCTTCTATCTTGGTGATGAAAATGACGGTGCTAAGAAAACCGGCTGGTTTGAACTTGACAGCGTAAAAGAGGATTCTGAGAAGCCTCTCTCCTGGTACTACTTTGATAAAGACGGCGTTATGGTAAAAGATCAGGTTGATAAGAAGATCAACGGTGCTTACTATACGTTCGTAAATGGAGAAATGCAGACTGGTTGGTACAAGCTTCCAGTTACAGCAACCCCATCTGAAGCGGCCGAAAATACAACTGACAACGCTGGATCTGCTGCAGGGTACCAGTACTATGATCCTGACAACGGAACAAGAGTTGATGGCTGGAGAGAAATCGAAGGTATCACAGGTGTTAGCGTAGAAGACGAGACTCATTGGTTCTTCTTTAAAGATGGCGCTCCATACTTTGCAAAAAAGGGAATCGCGTTATTTACCATTAACTCTCAGAAATATGGATTTAATACAAAAGGTGAAATGCAGACTGGTCTTAAAGTCGTTACTTTAGGAGACGGAGATGTTGCAAACTTCCACTTCTCCTCTAACGGTACTATGGATACAGGCAAGCAGACAATTTTTAACGAAACTTTAGATGAGAACGAGATCTGGTACTTCTATACCTCAGGTTCCAAAAAGGGACAGGGTTATACCGGAATCCTCGATAATACAGTGTATGAATACGGTTTAAGAAAAGAAGCATCTACTGATTTAAGAGTGGCTCCTGTTTCTCTTAACGGTGTAAATTACCTTGTAAATACAAGCGGAGTTCTTCAGACCGCATCTTCTACTTCCAAGTCTATCGTTAAACCAGAGCTTGGTGCAGGATACAGAGATTACAAGGATGCCAACGAAAAAGTATTTGTTGTCAACACAAACGGTATCATTCAGTAA
- a CDS encoding thiamine pyrophosphate-binding protein has protein sequence MRMKVSNYISQKLLESGITQVFTVTGGGAMHLNDALGHQEGLRCLYNHHEQACAIAAEAYTRIHNELAAVCVTTGPGGTNAITGVLGGWLDSIPMLILSGQVRFDTTARWSGVDIRAMGDQEFDIVKAVDCMTKYSEMVIDPMRIRYCLEKAIYLACSGRPGPAWLDIPLNVQGAYIETEELAGFSPEDYERGGDGWLTKSSARIKEDEAGQGEKRQVLPGPVKRETAKEILEKIKNASRPVINAGNGIRIGQAHEAFLRVAKKLGVPVVTGWNSQDCIWDTHPLYTGRGGGMGDRAGNFAIQNSDLVLSLGSRLSIRQVGYNYKTWAREAFVIVNDIDQEELKKPSVHSDMRVHADVKELLRALEEVLDLEYKATEESPLFKGGKGIQDMTWNETCRMWKEKYPVVLPKHLKQDEHELTNVYALIKELGEKLKEDQITVVGNGSACVVGGHACIIKKGQRFITNSAVASMGYDLPAAIGACMADSSEDIILITGDGSIQMNIQELQTIIHHKMPIKIFLINNGGYHSIRQTQKNFFGEPLVGVGDDSRDLSFPEMEKLSAAYGYPYVSIHHNSELGERLSKVLSMDGPVICEIFVSRDQNFEPKSSAKRLPDGTMVSPPLEDLSPFLSEEEMEENMIIKRLAD, from the coding sequence ATGAGAATGAAAGTATCCAACTATATCTCCCAGAAGCTTTTAGAGTCAGGGATCACCCAGGTATTTACCGTAACAGGCGGAGGTGCCATGCATTTAAATGATGCTCTTGGTCATCAGGAAGGGTTAAGATGCCTCTATAACCATCACGAGCAGGCGTGTGCCATAGCAGCAGAAGCGTATACAAGAATCCATAATGAGCTTGCTGCTGTCTGTGTGACTACGGGTCCCGGGGGGACCAACGCCATTACCGGTGTGCTTGGAGGCTGGCTGGATTCTATTCCTATGTTGATTTTGTCCGGTCAGGTCCGTTTTGACACCACAGCCAGATGGTCTGGAGTGGACATTCGTGCCATGGGAGACCAGGAATTTGATATTGTAAAGGCCGTGGACTGTATGACCAAATATAGTGAGATGGTCATTGACCCAATGAGAATCCGGTATTGCCTGGAAAAAGCCATTTATCTGGCCTGCTCCGGCCGTCCGGGACCTGCCTGGCTTGACATCCCACTCAATGTCCAGGGAGCGTATATTGAGACAGAAGAGCTGGCAGGATTTTCTCCGGAAGATTATGAACGTGGCGGAGATGGCTGGCTGACGAAAAGCAGCGCCAGGATAAAGGAAGATGAGGCAGGGCAAGGAGAAAAACGCCAGGTCCTTCCAGGGCCTGTGAAAAGGGAAACGGCAAAGGAAATCCTTGAAAAAATTAAGAACGCTTCACGTCCCGTTATCAATGCGGGGAATGGGATACGCATCGGACAGGCCCATGAAGCATTTCTTCGTGTGGCTAAAAAGCTTGGAGTCCCGGTGGTAACAGGCTGGAACAGCCAGGACTGTATCTGGGATACCCATCCCCTTTATACAGGACGAGGTGGCGGAATGGGAGACCGGGCCGGTAATTTTGCCATTCAAAACAGCGATCTTGTATTGTCCCTTGGCAGCCGCTTAAGCATTCGTCAGGTGGGCTATAATTATAAAACATGGGCAAGAGAAGCCTTTGTGATCGTCAATGATATTGATCAGGAAGAGCTGAAAAAGCCGTCGGTTCATTCCGATATGCGGGTTCATGCTGATGTAAAAGAGTTACTCAGGGCATTGGAAGAAGTTCTTGACTTAGAATATAAGGCGACGGAGGAAAGTCCTCTGTTTAAAGGTGGCAAAGGAATTCAGGATATGACCTGGAATGAGACCTGCCGCATGTGGAAGGAGAAGTATCCTGTTGTCCTTCCAAAGCATTTAAAACAGGACGAGCATGAGCTTACCAATGTATATGCGCTCATCAAGGAGCTGGGAGAGAAGCTTAAGGAAGACCAGATTACAGTGGTAGGAAACGGATCTGCCTGTGTGGTAGGCGGACATGCCTGCATCATCAAAAAGGGCCAGAGATTTATTACCAACTCAGCCGTGGCTTCCATGGGCTATGATCTTCCGGCGGCCATCGGTGCCTGTATGGCAGATTCCTCCGAAGATATTATCCTGATTACCGGTGACGGAAGTATCCAGATGAATATTCAGGAACTGCAGACCATTATCCATCACAAGATGCCGATTAAGATATTCCTTATTAACAACGGAGGATACCATTCCATCCGTCAGACCCAGAAGAATTTCTTTGGAGAGCCATTAGTAGGTGTTGGTGATGACAGCAGGGACTTAAGCTTCCCTGAGATGGAGAAGTTATCCGCTGCCTATGGTTATCCCTATGTATCCATTCACCACAACAGTGAATTAGGTGAAAGGCTTTCAAAAGTTCTTTCCATGGACGGACCAGTAATTTGTGAGATATTTGTAAGCAGGGACCAGAATTTTGAACCAAAGTCTTCGGCAAAACGGCTTCCAGATGGAACCATGGTTTCTCCTCCCCTTGAGGATTTATCTCCATTTCTTTCTGAGGAAGAGATGGAAGAGAACATGATTATCAAAAGACTTGCGGATTAA
- the tnpA gene encoding IS66 family insertion sequence element accessory protein TnpA, producing MRSKRISADEQFLLIMECRQSGLSDYQWCQMNDINPGTFYNWISRLRKRGMVIPMLDDQGKKTSAPLQEVVKVNLMPDSASMPAPLQVEQNTCIVPDLATKELPTVEILIGNATIRFFNNTDKNLIETTLKCMGGVMLC from the coding sequence ATGAGATCAAAACGAATTTCTGCCGATGAGCAGTTTCTGCTCATCATGGAGTGCCGACAAAGCGGCCTCTCCGACTATCAATGGTGCCAAATGAATGATATTAATCCAGGCACCTTTTATAACTGGATCAGTAGACTTCGTAAGCGTGGAATGGTGATCCCCATGTTAGATGATCAAGGAAAGAAAACATCTGCTCCTTTGCAGGAAGTGGTAAAGGTTAACTTAATGCCGGATTCGGCATCAATGCCTGCTCCTTTGCAAGTAGAGCAAAATACTTGCATTGTTCCGGATCTTGCTACCAAAGAATTGCCTACGGTTGAAATTCTGATTGGCAATGCAACAATCCGCTTCTTTAATAACACAGATAAAAACCTGATCGAAACTACTCTCAAATGCATGGGAGGTGTTATGTTGTGCTAG